A genomic stretch from Eubacterium sulci ATCC 35585 includes:
- a CDS encoding peptide ABC transporter permease, protein MASYLTKRILRSFITLFIVCTIVFCLLRLMPIEGYFNNFDKLTESQVQRQLEMKGLKDPLPVQLGHFYKDLIHGDLGKSNRYRPGVEITKILADKIPVSMWLGAISLVISLLLGIPLGRVMARYKGRIPDHLGTIFIVLINAVPAVVYYLFIQMYGTSILGIPILFTRGKWITYILPVFSLALGNISYYAMWLRRYMIDESNKDYVKLAVAKGMKSRDVMNKQIFRNAFVPLIQYIPTSFLLTLVGSIYIESLYSIPGMGGLLVKSIQGQDNTIVQALVLIYSALSIAGLIIGDIMMTMIDPRISFSKKGGAR, encoded by the coding sequence ATGGCTTCATATTTGACAAAACGAATCCTACGTTCCTTTATAACTCTATTTATCGTATGTACGATAGTATTCTGTTTGTTAAGGCTCATGCCAATCGAAGGATATTTTAATAACTTTGATAAACTTACAGAATCACAAGTACAGAGACAGCTAGAGATGAAGGGCCTAAAGGATCCACTACCTGTACAACTTGGACACTTCTATAAGGATTTGATTCACGGTGATTTGGGAAAATCAAACCGTTATCGTCCTGGTGTAGAAATCACAAAGATTCTGGCAGATAAGATTCCAGTATCAATGTGGCTTGGTGCGATTTCTCTTGTTATCTCACTTTTGCTAGGCATTCCACTAGGAAGGGTTATGGCACGCTACAAGGGAAGAATTCCTGACCATCTTGGAACTATATTTATCGTGCTTATTAACGCGGTTCCAGCGGTGGTATACTACTTGTTCATTCAAATGTATGGAACAAGTATTTTAGGAATCCCGATATTATTTACACGAGGTAAATGGATTACATATATATTGCCTGTATTCTCTTTGGCCTTAGGAAATATCTCATACTATGCGATGTGGTTAAGAAGATATATGATAGACGAGAGCAATAAGGATTATGTGAAACTTGCAGTTGCAAAGGGCATGAAATCTAGGGATGTTATGAATAAGCAGATTTTCAGAAATGCCTTTGTTCCACTTATCCAATATATACCGACATCATTTTTATTGACACTGGTAGGATCAATCTATATCGAGTCTCTATATTCGATTCCAGGTATGGGTGGACTTCTTGTAAAGAGCATTCAGGGTCAGGACAATACCATTGTCCAAGCGTTAGTTTTGATTTACTCAGCACTAAGTATCGCAGGACTAATCATAGGTGATATTATGATGACTATGATTGACCCAAGAATTTCATTTAGCAAGAAGGGAGGTGCTCGTTAA
- a CDS encoding peptide ABC transporter ATP-binding protein, with translation MDSMDNNVVLSIDDLHVKFSLRGDTLNVIRGISLDIHRGESIAIVGESGSGKSVFTKTFLGMLDSNGRIDSGHIYFRDKDKDGNENVVDLATYATEKEWLTIRGKQIAMIMQDPMTSLNPLKTIGHQLEETVLLHRDVSKEEAHKRAVELLTDVGINDPERRCKQYPHEFSGGMRQRVVIAIALACDPRVLICDEPTTALDVTIQAQILKLIRTLQQKLELTTIYITHDLGVVANVADRIAVMYAGDIIEVGKCEEIFYNAKHPYTWALLSSLPQLGIKGEDLYSITGTPPNLLQEIKGDAFAPRNPYALNIDFIERPPFFDVSPTHKARTWLLDPRAPKIDPPEAVQRLAERRL, from the coding sequence ATGGATAGTATGGATAACAACGTAGTATTGTCAATTGATGATCTCCATGTAAAATTCAGCCTCAGAGGTGATACTCTCAATGTAATTAGAGGTATTAGCCTTGATATTCACAGAGGTGAGAGCATTGCCATAGTAGGAGAGTCTGGCTCAGGTAAATCTGTATTTACAAAGACCTTCCTAGGAATGCTGGATTCAAATGGTAGAATAGATTCAGGACATATCTATTTTAGGGATAAAGATAAGGATGGAAACGAAAATGTCGTTGACCTTGCAACATATGCAACCGAGAAAGAGTGGTTGACAATTAGAGGAAAGCAGATTGCAATGATTATGCAAGATCCTATGACCTCGCTCAATCCGCTTAAGACTATAGGACATCAGCTCGAGGAGACAGTACTTCTTCACCGAGACGTAAGCAAGGAAGAGGCGCACAAGAGGGCGGTAGAGCTTTTGACGGACGTTGGTATAAATGATCCTGAGAGACGTTGCAAACAGTATCCTCATGAATTTTCGGGAGGTATGAGACAGCGTGTAGTAATCGCTATTGCGCTTGCCTGTGACCCAAGAGTTTTGATTTGTGACGAGCCGACAACAGCGCTTGACGTAACAATCCAAGCTCAGATACTTAAGCTTATACGCACACTTCAGCAGAAACTTGAGCTGACAACTATCTATATCACTCACGACCTCGGCGTAGTTGCTAATGTTGCAGATAGAATTGCTGTAATGTATGCTGGTGATATAATTGAAGTTGGAAAGTGCGAGGAAATTTTCTATAATGCAAAGCACCCATACACATGGGCATTGCTAAGCTCACTGCCTCAACTAGGAATCAAAGGAGAGGACCTCTATTCAATCACAGGCACGCCTCCTAATCTGTTGCAGGAAATCAAAGGTGATGCTTTTGCACCTCGTAATCCATATGCTTTGAATATTGACTTTATTGAGAGGCCGCCATTCTTTGATGTCAGCCCAACTCATAAAGCTAGAACATGGCTGTTGGACCCACGAGCACCTAAGATAGATCCACCTGAAGCTGTGCAAAGACTTGCAGAGAGGAGGCTGTAA
- a CDS encoding peptide ABC transporter ATP-binding protein, translated as MSEKEKKDKKVLVDVRDLTVQFGSRKNPFTAVDKASFQIYKGETFGLVGESGSGKTTIGRAIIRINPTASGEIIYDGERISGKISKAKDKEVTRKIQMIFQDPMASLNERAKVDYIIAEGLLNLPKKLSKQERNRIISEALDSVGLLPEFASRFPHEFSGGQRQRIGIARAMVMNPEFIIADEPISALDVSIRAQVLNLMAKLQREMGLTYLFISHDLSVMRFICDRICVIHKGVLVELAETEELFAHPMHPYTQALLSAIPMPDPEREKQKVLKVYDPSQHDYSTDKPKWMEIRPDHFVWANEAEFAKYQEELNK; from the coding sequence ATGAGCGAAAAAGAGAAGAAAGACAAAAAGGTTCTCGTTGACGTTCGTGACCTAACAGTTCAGTTCGGATCACGCAAGAATCCATTTACGGCTGTAGATAAGGCGAGCTTCCAGATATACAAGGGTGAGACTTTTGGTTTGGTTGGTGAGTCCGGCTCTGGTAAGACGACAATTGGACGTGCCATCATACGCATTAACCCTACGGCTAGTGGAGAGATTATCTATGATGGGGAGCGCATAAGTGGTAAGATTTCTAAAGCAAAGGACAAAGAGGTAACCCGCAAGATTCAGATGATTTTCCAGGATCCTATGGCTTCACTGAACGAACGTGCAAAGGTTGACTATATCATTGCAGAAGGACTTCTAAACCTACCTAAGAAGCTCAGCAAGCAAGAGCGTAACAGAATAATCTCAGAGGCTTTAGATTCTGTAGGACTCCTGCCTGAGTTTGCAAGCAGATTTCCACACGAATTCTCGGGTGGTCAGAGGCAGCGTATAGGTATAGCTAGAGCTATGGTTATGAATCCTGAGTTCATTATTGCGGACGAGCCTATCTCAGCGCTTGACGTTTCAATCAGAGCACAGGTTCTAAACCTGATGGCGAAGTTGCAGAGGGAGATGGGACTCACATATCTGTTCATTTCACATGACCTCTCAGTTATGAGATTTATATGCGACAGAATATGTGTAATTCACAAGGGAGTTCTCGTTGAACTTGCAGAGACTGAGGAGCTTTTCGCACACCCTATGCACCCTTATACGCAGGCACTGCTTTCGGCTATACCAATGCCAGATCCAGAGCGTGAGAAACAGAAGGTGCTAAAGGTTTACGATCCTTCACAGCACGACTACTCAACCGATAAGCCAAAGTGGATGGAAATTAGACCTGATCACTTTGTTTGGGCTAACGAAGCTGAGTTTGCAAAGTATCAAGAGGAGCTAAACAAATAA
- a CDS encoding ABC transporter permease translates to MSKNLEDKASEALAKELDRIESGGLGDAPVTEGKIDGAKMSDAEKFSFAVHDLRDSERLGFKGYSYWRSTFNTFLHRKVAVAFLIIMFALLAFTFIQPLLPGQAKPNDVFFYPNGSAMSNQQPGAKFIFGTNNAGQDLWSRIWAGTRTSLFIGFVVALVEAVVGITIGLLWGYVRKLDFFFTELWNIFDNVPQTIVLVLLAYVMDRSIFTLIFAMSITGWLSMALFIRNQILMIRDRDYNLASRCLGTPIYRIILKNLLPYIVSVIMLRMALTIPGAISNEVFVTYIGLGLPADVPSLGNLVNSGRTLMMSPNLRYQLIFPTAVLSLITIAFYVIGNAFSDSADPRNHR, encoded by the coding sequence ATGTCCAAGAATTTAGAAGACAAAGCTTCGGAGGCCCTTGCTAAGGAACTTGACCGTATCGAGAGTGGTGGACTAGGCGATGCACCTGTCACGGAAGGAAAGATAGATGGAGCTAAGATGTCAGACGCTGAAAAATTCAGCTTTGCAGTACATGACCTTAGAGATTCAGAGAGACTGGGCTTTAAGGGCTACTCCTACTGGCGTTCGACATTTAATACGTTCTTACACAGAAAGGTAGCTGTTGCATTTTTGATTATAATGTTTGCCTTGTTAGCATTTACATTTATTCAGCCATTGCTACCTGGACAGGCAAAGCCAAACGATGTATTTTTCTATCCTAACGGAAGTGCTATGAGTAACCAGCAGCCTGGTGCAAAGTTCATATTTGGTACTAACAACGCAGGTCAAGACCTGTGGTCACGTATATGGGCAGGAACTAGAACCTCACTATTTATAGGATTTGTCGTAGCATTAGTTGAAGCAGTTGTTGGTATCACAATTGGACTTCTTTGGGGTTATGTCAGAAAGCTCGATTTCTTCTTCACAGAGCTGTGGAATATCTTTGACAATGTACCTCAGACAATAGTTCTTGTACTTCTTGCTTATGTAATGGATAGAAGTATATTTACTTTGATATTTGCAATGAGTATCACTGGATGGCTTTCCATGGCGCTATTTATCAGAAATCAGATTTTGATGATACGAGATCGAGACTACAATTTGGCTTCCAGATGTTTGGGAACTCCTATCTATAGGATTATTCTAAAGAATCTATTGCCATACATTGTTTCGGTTATCATGCTGAGAATGGCTTTGACAATTCCTGGAGCTATCAGTAACGAAGTGTTCGTAACATACATAGGTCTTGGATTGCCAGCAGATGTGCCTTCACTAGGTAACCTAGTTAACTCGGGCCGTACGCTTATGATGAGTCCAAATCTAAGATATCAGCTCATATTCCCAACGGCAGTTCTGTCGCTGATAACTATAGCTTTCTATGTTATAGGTAATGCGTTCTCAGACTCTGCAGACCCAAGAAATCACAGGTAG
- a CDS encoding HAD family hydrolase, which yields MKYKLAIFDMDGTILSTLDDLANGVDYALSENGLPARSKQETRAALGRGVRFLIEQSVPAGLSDAEISKVEEDFLKYYKVHSMDNTRPYDGIVELIKEVRASGVKTAVVSNKIDSAVKELCANFFEGAFDVAYGERLGIPRKPDPKPINAIIDEFGLSKDEVVYIGDSEVDLLTANNAGINHIIVTWGFRDRDFLVQNGAKTLVESMDELKEQICK from the coding sequence ATGAAATATAAATTAGCCATTTTTGATATGGACGGAACCATTCTATCGACGCTCGACGACCTTGCAAACGGTGTAGACTATGCATTAAGTGAGAATGGGCTCCCAGCAAGAAGCAAGCAGGAGACGAGGGCGGCGCTCGGCAGGGGCGTCAGGTTTTTGATAGAACAAAGCGTGCCAGCCGGACTTAGCGATGCTGAAATATCAAAGGTTGAAGAGGATTTTCTGAAATACTATAAGGTTCATAGCATGGATAATACTAGGCCTTACGATGGAATAGTTGAACTGATCAAAGAGGTGAGAGCTAGTGGCGTAAAGACAGCTGTTGTTTCCAACAAGATTGACAGTGCTGTTAAGGAGCTTTGTGCGAATTTCTTTGAGGGCGCCTTTGATGTAGCTTATGGTGAGAGACTTGGAATACCAAGGAAGCCAGATCCAAAGCCTATAAATGCTATAATTGATGAGTTCGGCTTGAGCAAGGACGAGGTTGTATATATCGGTGATTCGGAGGTTGATCTGCTCACGGCAAACAATGCGGGGATTAATCACATAATAGTCACATGGGGATTTAGAGACAGAGATTTTTTGGTGCAAAATGGGGCGAAGACTCTTGTGGAAAGCATGGACGAGCTCAAAGAGCAAATCTGCAAATAA
- a CDS encoding excinuclease ABC subunit B (The UvrABC repair system catalyzes the recognition and processing of DNA lesions. The beta-hairpin of the Uvr-B subunit is inserted between the strands, where it probes for the presence of a lesion), whose amino-acid sequence MSGFKLVSEFAPTGDQPQAIEKLVKAFRSGKKAQTLLGVTGSGKTFTMANVIKELNRPTLIISHNKTLAAQLHGEFKEFFPENAVEYFVSYYDYYQPEAYVPSTDTYIEKDSDINAEIEKLRHSATAALSERRDVIIVASVSCIYGLGSPLDYENQVLSLRPGMEKSRKDILMKLVDIQYMRNDVDFDRGTFRVRGDIIDIFPAGADHAVRIELFGDEIETIKELNPLTGEIIGLRNHVAIYPASHYVTSKENMERALVTIEQELEDRIKWFKDRGKLLEAQRIEQRTRYDMEMLREVGTCKGIENYSRHINGLEAGARPYTLIDYFPDDFITIIDESHVMLPQLRAMYAGDRSRKSSLVEYGFRLPSALDNRPLQFDEWEGLIHQIMFCSATPAAYEKEQSEGITAEQVIRPTGLLDPPIDIRPTENQIDDIIGELNAVVKKGERAFITTLTKKMAEGLTEYLQKAGIKVRYLHSEIDTLERLEIIRDLRLGVFDVLVGINLLREGLDIPEVSLVAILDADKEGFLRTETSLIQTIGRAARNVDGRVIMYADHISRAMQAAIDETDRRRGIQSAYNEEHGITPKSVSKSVRDVIEATKQADGEENYKGKKASELTTKELKALVKKLEAEMKQAAKDLQFERAAELRDIVFEYKSRL is encoded by the coding sequence ATGTCAGGGTTTAAGCTCGTTTCGGAATTTGCTCCGACTGGGGATCAGCCACAGGCGATAGAAAAATTGGTAAAGGCTTTCAGAAGCGGCAAGAAGGCGCAGACTCTTCTTGGTGTTACTGGATCAGGAAAGACTTTTACTATGGCGAATGTCATCAAGGAACTAAATCGTCCTACTTTGATAATCAGCCATAATAAGACGCTTGCAGCTCAGCTTCACGGGGAGTTTAAGGAGTTCTTCCCTGAGAATGCGGTTGAGTACTTCGTTTCATACTATGATTACTACCAGCCAGAGGCCTATGTTCCTTCGACAGATACATATATCGAGAAAGATTCAGATATCAATGCAGAGATTGAGAAGCTAAGGCATAGTGCGACTGCGGCGCTTTCAGAGAGACGCGATGTCATCATAGTTGCCAGCGTTTCTTGCATATACGGTCTAGGTAGCCCGCTTGATTACGAGAATCAGGTTCTTTCGCTGCGCCCAGGTATGGAAAAATCGCGCAAGGATATTTTGATGAAGCTAGTCGACATTCAGTACATGCGTAACGATGTTGATTTTGACCGAGGAACATTTCGCGTTAGAGGTGATATCATAGATATTTTTCCTGCTGGTGCTGACCATGCGGTGAGAATTGAGCTGTTTGGTGACGAGATAGAGACCATCAAGGAGCTGAATCCTTTGACTGGTGAAATTATCGGACTCAGAAATCACGTGGCGATTTACCCTGCATCTCACTACGTTACATCAAAGGAGAACATGGAGAGGGCTCTCGTTACGATAGAGCAGGAGCTAGAGGACAGAATCAAGTGGTTTAAGGATAGGGGAAAGCTTCTTGAGGCTCAGAGAATTGAGCAGAGAACTAGGTATGATATGGAGATGCTCAGAGAGGTCGGAACCTGTAAAGGTATAGAGAACTATTCGAGACACATAAACGGCCTTGAGGCAGGTGCTAGACCATATACTTTGATAGACTATTTCCCAGATGACTTCATCACGATTATAGATGAGTCGCATGTTATGTTGCCACAGCTTAGGGCGATGTATGCCGGTGACCGCTCGAGAAAGAGCTCGCTCGTGGAGTACGGATTCCGCCTTCCTTCAGCGCTGGACAACAGACCTTTGCAGTTTGATGAGTGGGAAGGTCTAATTCATCAGATAATGTTCTGTAGTGCAACACCTGCAGCTTACGAAAAGGAGCAGTCCGAGGGAATTACAGCTGAGCAGGTTATTAGACCGACGGGTCTTCTCGATCCGCCTATAGATATTAGACCTACTGAGAATCAGATTGACGATATCATAGGTGAATTAAACGCTGTTGTGAAGAAGGGTGAGAGAGCATTCATCACCACTTTGACGAAGAAGATGGCAGAGGGTCTAACGGAGTACCTACAGAAGGCAGGCATCAAAGTGAGGTATCTGCACTCGGAGATTGATACGCTTGAGCGTCTTGAGATTATCAGGGATTTGAGACTTGGTGTTTTTGATGTATTGGTTGGAATCAATCTTCTCAGAGAGGGTCTTGATATTCCTGAGGTATCGCTTGTGGCGATTTTGGATGCTGATAAGGAAGGCTTCCTGAGAACAGAGACTTCTTTGATTCAGACCATAGGGCGTGCTGCGAGAAATGTGGACGGCAGAGTTATCATGTACGCTGATCATATTAGCAGGGCTATGCAGGCAGCAATTGACGAAACGGATAGACGTAGAGGGATTCAGTCGGCATATAATGAAGAGCATGGAATCACGCCTAAGAGCGTTTCTAAGTCAGTTAGAGATGTTATTGAAGCGACCAAGCAGGCTGATGGCGAGGAGAACTATAAGGGTAAGAAGGCTTCTGAGCTTACTACTAAGGAACTTAAGGCTCTGGTTAAGAAGCTTGAGGCAGAGATGAAGCAGGCTGCTAAGGATTTGCAATTTGAACGTGCAGCCGAGCTTAGAGATATTGTATTTGAGTATAAGTCAAGGCTATAG
- a CDS encoding threonyl-tRNA synthetase produces MNKEEFAKVYRHSLAHILAKAVMEIYGKENVQIAIGPEIADGFYYDFVLPKNVTNDDFPAIEEKMREIIKRREDWVCKELSKSEALELFKDQIFKVELINELPEDERLTVYYTGDDFVDLCRGPHISNSQELMNCAFQIKSASGSYWRGDENREQLQRIYVYAFLNKQDLKEHLKLVKEAMERDHKKIGPALDLFMFQPSAPGMPYWLPRGWKLFNALKGFWSSIHEEHGYQEISGPVLSSSELWEVSGHWGHYKENMFVVPPANDGDKIYALKPMNCPNAILTYKRSIHSYKDLPIRISQTDTIHRKEKSGELNGLFRVQMFRQDDAHTILAENQVADEIADIMKIADEIYGTLGLKYRAELSTRPDDYMGDIESWNKAEAGLKAILDNQYGEGNYEVNEGDGAFYGPKIDLQMTDALGREWQMGTIQLDFQLPLNFDLKYTAADGSQQRPVMIHRAIFGSFERFIGILIENFKGAFPFWLSPVQVGIVPIRPEHNEYAEKVAKLLRKNRIRFEVDYENRNMKEKIKAYKNCKAPYIIVLGDKEASENTVSVNVRGSNKQIQNVPLEKFIDMCNEMNLEHNLELIEEL; encoded by the coding sequence ATGAATAAAGAAGAATTTGCAAAAGTATATCGCCATTCCCTTGCACATATCCTAGCTAAAGCTGTTATGGAGATTTATGGCAAGGAGAATGTTCAGATAGCCATCGGCCCAGAAATTGCCGACGGATTTTACTACGATTTCGTATTGCCTAAGAATGTGACAAATGACGACTTCCCTGCAATAGAGGAAAAGATGCGCGAGATTATCAAGCGCAGAGAAGATTGGGTATGTAAGGAGCTCTCTAAGAGCGAGGCTCTAGAGCTATTCAAGGACCAGATATTCAAGGTTGAACTGATCAACGAGCTACCTGAGGACGAGAGACTCACAGTTTACTACACAGGAGATGACTTTGTTGACCTATGTCGTGGACCGCACATTAGCAATTCTCAGGAATTGATGAACTGTGCATTTCAGATTAAATCAGCTTCTGGCTCATATTGGAGAGGCGACGAAAACCGTGAGCAGCTTCAGCGTATCTATGTTTACGCCTTCCTAAACAAGCAGGATCTAAAAGAGCATCTAAAGCTCGTTAAGGAAGCTATGGAGCGTGACCACAAGAAGATTGGCCCAGCACTAGATTTATTTATGTTCCAGCCAAGTGCACCTGGTATGCCTTACTGGCTACCAAGAGGATGGAAGCTCTTCAATGCACTTAAGGGATTCTGGTCTAGCATACACGAAGAGCATGGATATCAGGAGATTTCAGGTCCTGTTCTAAGCAGCAGTGAGCTCTGGGAAGTCAGCGGACACTGGGGTCATTACAAAGAGAATATGTTTGTAGTTCCTCCAGCAAACGATGGTGATAAGATTTATGCTCTTAAACCAATGAACTGCCCTAATGCTATACTTACATATAAGAGAAGTATTCACAGCTACAAGGACCTTCCAATTAGAATCAGCCAGACAGATACAATTCATCGTAAGGAGAAGTCCGGCGAGCTTAACGGTCTATTCCGTGTTCAGATGTTCCGTCAAGACGATGCACACACAATCCTAGCTGAGAATCAGGTAGCTGACGAAATCGCCGATATCATGAAGATAGCGGACGAGATTTACGGAACACTAGGTCTAAAGTACCGCGCAGAGCTTTCAACAAGACCTGATGACTATATGGGAGACATCGAGTCATGGAACAAGGCTGAGGCAGGTCTAAAGGCAATCCTTGATAATCAGTATGGAGAAGGCAACTACGAAGTTAATGAAGGCGATGGTGCTTTCTACGGTCCTAAGATTGACCTACAGATGACAGATGCTCTAGGTCGTGAATGGCAGATGGGTACAATCCAGCTTGACTTCCAGCTACCTTTGAACTTTGATCTTAAGTACACTGCAGCTGACGGAAGCCAGCAGCGCCCAGTTATGATTCACCGTGCAATCTTCGGTTCATTTGAGCGTTTCATCGGTATCCTAATCGAGAACTTCAAGGGTGCATTCCCATTCTGGCTCTCACCTGTTCAGGTAGGCATAGTTCCTATCCGTCCTGAGCACAATGAGTATGCTGAGAAAGTTGCTAAGCTTCTTCGTAAGAACCGCATCAGATTTGAGGTTGACTACGAGAACCGCAACATGAAGGAAAAGATTAAGGCTTATAAGAACTGCAAAGCTCCATATATCATCGTACTCGGTGATAAGGAAGCTAGCGAAAACACTGTTTCTGTAAATGTTCGCGGAAGCAACAAGCAGATCCAGAATGTTCCACTAGAGAAATTCATCGATATGTGTAATGAGATGAATCTTGAGCACAACCTTGAGCTAATTGAGGAACTATAA